The Cuculus canorus isolate bCucCan1 chromosome 3, bCucCan1.pri, whole genome shotgun sequence DNA window CGGccgaggggctggggaggggagggatggcGGGCGCGAGGGGCCCGCGGTGGTGGCAGAACCGCCGCGCCCGGCTGCTGTGCATGCTGGCGctcaccttcctcttcttcgTGGTGGAGGTGGCGGTGAGCCGGGTCACGTCGTCGCTGGCCATGCTGTCCGACTCCTTCCACATGCTGTCGGACGTCATGGCCCTGGTCGTGGCGCTGGTGGCCGTGCGCTTCGCCCAGCGCACCCGCGCCACCAAGAAGAACACCTTCGGGTGGGTGCGGGCCGAGGTGATGGGCGCCCTGGTCAATGCCGTCTTCCTCACCGCCCTCTGCTTCACCATCCTGCTGGAGGCCATCGAGCGCTTCACGGAGCCCCACGAGATCCAGCAGCCGCTGGTGGTCATCGGCGTCGGGGTGGCGGGGCTCGTCATCAACCTGCTGGGGCTCTGCCTCTTCAACCACCACGGCGCGGGGGGACACGGGCACTCCCACGGCGGCAGGCAGCACTCCCGGGCCGCCACcaagccccagcagccccccggGGACGGGGATGCCGCCCTGCACCGCGAGGAGACCAGCACCTTAGTGGAGAACTGCAGCAGCTCCAACGGAGTCAGCCAGGACAAGCTGGGTAAGCCCTGTGGAGCGTCTCTGCCTTACCTGAGTAGGGTGGAGGGCGTCGTGGGGACCACCTGCCCTTCCTGCTGGGAAAGAGGCGAGAAGTTTCCTTAGGGATGCCCTTAGAATCATAGGGATGCgcttagaaccatagaatcatagaatagttagggttggaagaggccttaaagatcatctagttgcaaccCCCTCCGCCTTGGGTAGGGATATCCTACTAAATCAGGGTGCCCAAGacgccatccaacctggccttgaacacctgcagggcGTTCTACCTCTTGGACGCTATTGCCTTCACACCTTTCTTTCAAGCGCTAAAAGGAGCGCCCTGAGTTGTGTTGGCAGGTCAGAGTGTAGAAGAATCTTAGTGTAAGAAACACCTATTCACTGATAAAATAATATTGGAAAGGACTAAGTCGTCGAAGCAAAGAcaatagcatttttattttgcaattcaATACCCAGTCGaatgcccttctaaaaaaggcatcCCATCTTACAAAAGTAGGATgtatatatactagttttagacaaagaaccatttgagtcctcaaagaatgtttattattttaggTTATCCAACCTTGTCTGGAGACTTCCTTCAGGTTATATCCTGACCTAAAACAGCTATTCcttacaagacaactaagcGTATCATTAAATTCTCACAGCCCTAAGATaggttatctcttgacctaaaCCAGCTACGTCTTACAAGATAACTAAGCATATTAATAAATTCTTGTAACTGtaagagagtgtttattctttcaggttatttatccatgtctggagattacctgcatattatctcttgatacaagacagatttatgtgaaaagataataaaacatACAAAGCGGCTGCggcaaaacttatcaattatTTTCACAGAGGCGAGAAACTTCCTTAAGGGTGCTCTTGGACATGCGGCTGTTGCACCTCTGCCTTCACACCTTTCCTTCCAGCGCTAAAAGGAGCGCCCTGAGTTGTGTGTTTGTTGTGCTGGCAGGTCAGAGCATGAAAGAATCTTAGGGTAAAGCGGTTTGCCTTGGAACGGGTTGGTGCTGGTAGGGAAGGCGCATGACAAGTGTTTTTTTGCCTAGCGACACAAGCTGTCACAAGCCGCTGCCCTAATGCCTCGTGAACTGGCTGCACATCAAATAGAGGGCAGCTCAACACCTTGGTCCTGACAGCCGGATCTCTCTGTTGGGTCGCTTTCTAGCTACCTGAGAAGCTAATCTGAGTCTGGACGGAGCAAAACATACTACAGTATATTCCATTGCAATAATGTTATACTTCTTTGTGACATACATATTAATAGGAGGAAATCTTGAAAGTCACCCATCAGAACTGTGTAAGTCCTGCAGTACAAATATAGGGCTTACTGGTGTCAGAGTACACATGTGGtttctttgaatttgttttctttagctcTTCAGAGCATACACCTTCCCACTCACTTGCGCATAGacataaatttaaaatcttCCCAGTTGTGATCAAACTGTCTGTTTTGTGGGAGGGAGTTTCTTGTGTTAGTTTTTAATGGATCCAAAAGCCTAGATAGTTTATTTTGAAGTCGCTTGGTCGAAGTCAAGTACTGCATGCTAGCAGGGTGAAAGGTGCCCgagtgctgcttctctgctttagTTGTATGGCATCCGTGTTAGCAGGAGGAAGGGGTTTCAGTCTTCAGAAGCCATGTCTCTACTTTATTTTCAGggtgaacactttttttttttagctgaaattAAGCTTTAATTGAGCAGAGTGAACTTTGTTACAGTTTCGATTTTTCTGTGGTCAGAGGTTGTAATACACATTTGAGAAACTTAGATGTTTCTCTCTATTTAGTGTTTTGACTCCATGTTGTGTTTGAAAATACAGGTTTTGCAAGAGGATAGAAAAGTTTGTCAGAGAATACTAACACCGTTTTCTTGACCGCATAATAAGCTTGTAATGTTGGTTTAGTTTCACCAAAGGCATCTTAATAATTAGTTTCAGACAGTGTAAAATTCCCCTAACTGTTCATCTAACAGATATCTTGGTTTGTGAACTGttcttttaagttttgtttttagCCAAGTTTTGGACTAGTTCTGGACTAAAAGATTAACTTATAGCACGGATTGAAATGTATATTGTTTTGACCTAATTTCTCTGCAATTTCTTGTGAACGTCCTTCTGGCAATAACAATTTGTTGTGGGTATTTAGGAGGTATAATAGGGCATAATTTTGGCCACAGTGAAACTTTGAAATAAGTTTATATTTCCTTCTATGCCCTGTCATGATTATGTAATGATGGAGTTACTCCTAGTTTACCTGTGGAAATGTTACAGGTGAGGGTGCTCAGCAACTTGTGAGAAGCTCTTAAGATGTGTAGGTGAAGACTAGGGAAATGACTGGAAATTACAAAGAGGGGTACACCCTCATTTCCTAAGGTGTGGAGTGGAAAGCCAATGGTAGCCTTAAGGGCTAGTCCTGTGCAGATATCTTTGTGCATACACTTTATGTGAAGTAATCAGCTTGTAGCTGAATTTAAATGATTGTATTTCAAATTGATATCTTATCCACTTGCCATTAAATAATCTCAAGAGCTTTCTGGAACCATGTTTCCTGTTACTCACCCTTACGGGGGAGTCTGCTGACTTTCCAAATCATCTTCGTACTGAGCACTTGATGCACTGCACAGCGTCGTagaagttttaatttccttgctCTTGTTGTGGACCTTGAGGTCTAAACTCCTTAACCTGAGATATTTTCCCCTAATTCATTGGTTTCTCTGAAAAGTTACGGGTCTCATATTCCATACCTGCTAGAGGTTGTGTGGAAAATGTAGCTGGAGCTTTAGAACAGAAGTGCGATGCACGAAGTAATGAGCCTGGGGCTTGGAACTGACCTGCTTAGCCACCTTGGTAGGAGCCCACCCttttttcagagaggaaagacCTTGTAGACACATTTTATAACTACAGAATTACAGTCATGAGAGCAAAGTGGCGGAAGCTGCAGGTCATACTAACATGGTAATGTTTACAAAACTCTGAACTGAATGACCACGGAAGCAGTGAGAattccttgttttattttgtcaggCCAGTGGCCATTGCCTGTTACATTTCTTAAACACTGGAAGTTTTCTGTCCAAATAAGAacttttgaagaaaagcaagaggttaataatgtaaaatattttccgttttgaacactgaaaattcttttatttcaaaaaatattcttttttataatAATGTGTGCATTTCTTTCCTATACAGCTAGTTAGATGTGATGGAGTGATAATATCACGGTTTTGACAATAGCTGGCTTTAAAATATGCACGTCCATGATGCATGGCTTTCGGCATCAACAGCTGTATGTCACTTTAAAAAGGAAGTACTAAAAATATGGGGTTTATGcattctgaaatataaataacacTAATTCATAGCCTCCAAGAGCTTCAGTGGTAACTTATGCTGTCTTGTAGTCAATACTGCTGATAAAGTCTGTGTTTTAGACCTAAAAGCTCAGTGCATTGTATCTCAGTTCTGCAGGCTCCTTGCGTCGTTTCagaaaaacttccttttccttgaaTTCAGAAGTTTTCTGGAAGTGAACTACTGAACTTGAAAAGAAGTGACTTGAAGCAATATCCATACAACTTTTGAGCTTGTGACCCcataaattttaatataaaatagcAGTGTAGTCCTGTCGTTCAAGAGATTTTAGCGTTGTGATTAGCCTTCTGGCTTGTCAAAAGAGGGAACAACTATAAGTTACTTAGCTACTTAACCAGCTTATTTTATGTATGCCTTGTAATTCTGCACTTTTTTAAGGAGATAAACAGTGTGTAGTCAAAGGGTTAAAGAggtagaaaatgtgaaaacagattttcagtgaATTAAAATGGTGTCATCTTTATACTTTGCCACTGTGGATTTTTAAGCTCCTTGGAGAAACAATTACCTTCTAGACTATTTAGATTACTTATTGGGACAATGCAATATTTCTCATCTagagaaaatgctgcaaagTGATATGGGTAGAGttccttgtgtttcagttttgtaCTTAATGTGGCAAGCTTGATGTTGGTTATTATTTTATATGGAATCGTAGCAGTGTATAGTATTATAGCACGTGCCTAatcattttactgttttcttgtCAGGTGATATGAAAGACGACATGACTGACCTGCAAGTGAATGGGAATGCTGGTCATTATCCTCTGGACGTAGAGGAGGTTGAAGAAGACTCTAGTGCACAGCTTAACATGCGTGGagtttttctgcatgtttttggAGATGCCTTAGGTTCAGTAATTGTGGTAGTGAATGCCTTGCTCTTTTATGGGTTGTGGAATCCATGCCCT harbors:
- the SLC30A1 gene encoding proton-coupled zinc antiporter SLC30A1, which translates into the protein MAGARGPRWWQNRRARLLCMLALTFLFFVVEVAVSRVTSSLAMLSDSFHMLSDVMALVVALVAVRFAQRTRATKKNTFGWVRAEVMGALVNAVFLTALCFTILLEAIERFTEPHEIQQPLVVIGVGVAGLVINLLGLCLFNHHGAGGHGHSHGGRQHSRAATKPQQPPGDGDAALHREETSTLVENCSSSNGVSQDKLGDMKDDMTDLQVNGNAGHYPLDVEEVEEDSSAQLNMRGVFLHVFGDALGSVIVVVNALLFYGLWNPCPKDGPCFNPCVNNHCMENATLSQTLGRANKSVQESITVAGPCWLLYLDPVLCLIMVCILLYTTYPLLRESALILLQTVPKQIDVHSLNSKLRTLEGVEAVHELHIWQLAGSRIIGTAHIKCPDPSTYMMVAKRIKEIFHDEGIHATTIQPEFASVGSESGRGKCEFPCRTQCALKQCCGTGEDSTAKKTEKSSSLSISCSEVVIEFPKTRRTKSESIPSVKLEENTDQNEQFESSL